One region of Micromonospora lupini genomic DNA includes:
- a CDS encoding NADH:flavin oxidoreductase/NADH oxidase, which translates to MSSLFTPLALRGVTLPNRIAMAPMCQYSAGPDGLPTDWHLTHLGTRAVGGAGLVLTEATAVTPEGRISPQDTGLWSDAHVDAWRPVTAFVAAHGAVPAVQLAHAGFKASTYRPWAAERGGVPDAEGGWTPVAPGSEPFTPGYRTPTALDAAGIAGVVDAFAAGAERALAAGFAAVEIHAAHGYLLNEFLSPLTNHRTDAYGGDRASRMRLTLEVARAVRAAVGESVPVLTRISATDWVEGGWTVEDSVVLAGELAGVGVDLVDASSGGVSTGQRITLGPGYQVPLAAQIRREAGVPTGAVGLIVEPEHAEQIVASGEADLVLLGRELLRDPYWPRRAAAKLGVAYTGPAQYARAW; encoded by the coding sequence ATGAGTTCCCTGTTCACTCCCCTGGCCCTGCGCGGGGTCACACTGCCCAACCGGATCGCGATGGCGCCGATGTGCCAGTACTCGGCCGGCCCCGACGGCCTGCCCACCGACTGGCACCTCACCCACCTCGGCACCCGCGCCGTCGGCGGGGCCGGCCTGGTGCTGACCGAGGCGACAGCCGTAACCCCCGAGGGTCGGATCTCTCCGCAGGACACCGGACTGTGGTCCGACGCGCACGTGGACGCCTGGCGACCGGTGACCGCGTTCGTCGCCGCCCACGGCGCCGTACCTGCCGTCCAGCTCGCGCACGCCGGGTTCAAGGCCTCCACCTACCGGCCGTGGGCGGCGGAGCGCGGCGGTGTGCCCGACGCCGAGGGCGGCTGGACGCCAGTCGCCCCCGGGTCCGAGCCGTTCACTCCCGGCTACCGGACGCCGACCGCTCTCGACGCGGCGGGCATCGCCGGCGTGGTCGACGCGTTCGCCGCCGGCGCCGAGCGGGCCCTCGCCGCCGGTTTCGCCGCCGTGGAGATCCACGCCGCGCACGGGTACCTGCTCAACGAGTTCCTGTCGCCGCTCACCAACCACCGCACCGACGCCTACGGCGGCGACCGGGCCTCCCGGATGCGGCTCACCCTGGAGGTCGCCCGCGCGGTGCGCGCCGCCGTCGGCGAGAGCGTGCCGGTGCTCACCCGGATCTCCGCCACCGACTGGGTGGAGGGCGGCTGGACTGTCGAGGACAGCGTGGTCCTCGCCGGTGAGCTGGCCGGCGTCGGCGTCGACCTGGTCGACGCCTCCTCCGGCGGTGTCAGCACCGGCCAGCGCATCACGCTCGGCCCCGGCTACCAGGTGCCGCTTGCCGCCCAGATCCGCCGCGAGGCGGGCGTGCCGACAGGCGCGGTCGGCCTGATCGTCGAGCCGGAGCACGCCGAGCAGATCGTCGCCAGCGGCGAGGCCGACCTGGTGCTGCTCGGCCGGGAACTGCTGCGCGACCCGTACTGGCCGCGCCGCGCCGCCGCGAAGCTCGGCGTCGCGTACACCGGACCCGCCCAGTACGCCCGCGCCTGGTGA
- a CDS encoding glutathione S-transferase family protein, producing MARAQFSAETSGGGAFVRQPNRFTGRVTADSTSPPGGGPDEQDRWPLEAGRYRLIWCRACPWAHRARIVRGLLGLDDAISLGTVDPIRDERGWAFALDPDGFDPVLGVSFLSEAYLATDPDYTGRVTVPALVDTLTGRVVTNDYPQLTLDLSTQWRSLHAPGAPDLYPVALRPEMDALMDEIHRDVNNGVYRCGFATSQEAYDEAFRALFARLDALSERLAGQRYLLGDAITEADVRLFTTLVRFDAAYHGHFKCNRSKLTEMPVLWAYARDLFQTPGFGETVDFDHIKRHYYGTHREINPTGIVPLGPDESGWTTPHGRG from the coding sequence ATGGCCCGGGCCCAGTTCAGCGCAGAGACCAGCGGCGGCGGCGCGTTCGTCCGCCAGCCCAACCGTTTCACCGGTCGGGTCACCGCCGACTCGACCTCCCCGCCCGGAGGCGGTCCGGACGAGCAGGACCGGTGGCCGTTGGAGGCCGGCCGGTACCGGCTGATCTGGTGCCGCGCCTGCCCGTGGGCGCACCGGGCGAGGATCGTGCGCGGTCTGCTCGGGCTTGACGACGCCATCTCGCTGGGCACCGTCGACCCGATCCGGGACGAGCGGGGCTGGGCGTTCGCCCTCGACCCGGACGGCTTCGACCCGGTCCTCGGTGTCAGCTTCCTCTCCGAGGCGTACCTGGCCACCGACCCGGACTACACCGGCCGGGTGACCGTGCCGGCGCTCGTCGACACGCTCACCGGCCGGGTGGTCACCAACGACTACCCACAGCTCACCCTCGACCTCTCCACGCAGTGGCGGTCCCTGCACGCGCCCGGCGCACCGGACCTGTACCCGGTCGCGCTGCGCCCGGAGATGGACGCGCTGATGGACGAGATCCACCGCGACGTCAACAACGGCGTCTACCGCTGCGGGTTCGCCACCTCCCAGGAGGCGTACGACGAGGCGTTCCGGGCGCTCTTCGCCCGACTGGACGCGCTGTCCGAACGCCTGGCCGGGCAGCGCTACCTGCTGGGCGACGCGATCACCGAGGCCGACGTGCGGCTGTTCACCACGCTCGTGCGCTTCGACGCCGCGTACCACGGGCACTTCAAGTGCAACCGCAGCAAGCTGACCGAGATGCCGGTGCTCTGGGCGTACGCCCGGGACCTGTTCCAGACCCCGGGCTTCGGCGAGACGGTGGACTTCGACCACATCAAGCGGCACTACTACGGCACCCACCGGGAGATCAACCCGACAGGCATCGTGCCGCTGGGGCCCGACGAGTCCGGTTGGACGACGCCGCACGGGCGTGGCTGA
- a CDS encoding dicarboxylate/amino acid:cation symporter, producing MRKIPFSVQILLGLVLGVALGFVARSNDLSWLTSTLHTIGSLFVQLLKLAVPPLVFTAIVVSVVSLRGVANAARLALKTLMWFGITALIAVSIGIGLGLLVDPGRGVTLDLGGAAAPKKTGSWTDFLTGIVPTNPVGAFVEGNVLQIVFLAVVIGAAALLVGEAAEPFVALNRSLLEIVQKALWWVIRLAPIGTLGLIGNAVASYGWDLLAPLAKFTTAVYVGCAIVLFVVYPLVLVLAGRLNPLRFFAGAWPAIELGFVSRSSVGTMPVTQRSVERLGVPREYASFAVPFGATTKMDGCAAIYPALAAIFVAQVFGVHLGVGDYLLIAFVSVVGSAATAGLTGAIVMLTLTLSTLGLPLAGAGLLLAIDPILDMIRTATNVAGQALVPTVVAAREGTLDRAAYESAGRRDLVDPDPVADTRPELSPVPA from the coding sequence CTGCGCAAAATTCCGTTCTCCGTGCAGATCCTCCTCGGCCTCGTGCTCGGCGTCGCGCTCGGCTTCGTTGCCCGCAGCAACGACCTGAGTTGGCTTACCAGCACCCTGCACACCATCGGCTCCCTCTTCGTCCAGCTACTCAAGCTGGCCGTGCCGCCGCTGGTCTTCACCGCAATCGTGGTCAGCGTGGTCAGCCTGCGTGGCGTGGCCAACGCCGCCCGGCTCGCGCTGAAGACCCTGATGTGGTTCGGCATCACCGCGCTGATCGCCGTGAGCATCGGCATCGGCCTCGGCCTGCTCGTCGACCCGGGCCGGGGCGTGACCCTCGACCTGGGTGGCGCCGCGGCGCCGAAGAAGACCGGCTCCTGGACCGACTTCCTCACCGGCATCGTGCCCACCAACCCGGTCGGCGCGTTCGTCGAGGGCAACGTCCTGCAGATCGTCTTCCTCGCCGTGGTCATCGGCGCCGCGGCCCTGCTGGTCGGCGAGGCCGCCGAGCCGTTCGTGGCGCTCAACCGCTCGCTGCTGGAAATCGTGCAGAAGGCCCTGTGGTGGGTCATCCGGCTCGCACCGATCGGCACCCTCGGCCTGATCGGCAACGCCGTCGCCTCGTACGGCTGGGACCTGCTGGCCCCCCTCGCGAAGTTCACCACAGCCGTCTACGTCGGCTGCGCCATCGTGCTGTTCGTGGTCTACCCGCTGGTGCTGGTCCTCGCCGGCCGGCTCAACCCGCTGCGCTTCTTCGCCGGCGCCTGGCCGGCCATCGAGCTGGGCTTCGTGTCCCGCTCCTCGGTCGGCACCATGCCGGTGACCCAGCGCTCCGTCGAGCGACTCGGTGTGCCCCGCGAGTACGCCTCGTTCGCGGTGCCCTTCGGCGCCACCACGAAGATGGACGGCTGCGCCGCCATCTACCCGGCCCTCGCCGCGATCTTCGTGGCGCAGGTGTTCGGCGTGCACCTCGGCGTCGGCGACTACCTGCTGATCGCCTTCGTCTCGGTGGTCGGCTCGGCGGCCACCGCCGGCCTGACCGGCGCGATCGTCATGCTCACCCTGACCCTCAGCACGCTGGGTCTGCCGCTGGCCGGCGCCGGCCTGCTGCTCGCCATCGACCCGATCCTGGACATGATCCGCACCGCCACGAACGTGGCCGGGCAGGCCCTCGTGCCGACAGTGGTCGCCGCCCGTGAGGGCACCCTCGACCGGGCCGCGTACGAGTCCGCGGGCCGCCGGGATCTCGTCGATCCGGACCCGGTCGCCGACACCCGGCCCGAGCTCAGTCCCGTCCCTGCCTGA
- a CDS encoding DUF998 domain-containing protein — protein sequence MAEPGRPGTATAPAARGDVARRVAGSAAAGCAVAGAVAVTVAVVAGPGPGLTGYVSEAGIAGSAHAVAYRIGVLALAGALLLVAAALPPGVRVAPALLATGAVLTAVSGAVTCSAGCPLPPFERTTVADLVHGGASIAATAAVVLAMVALAVSGPAGAMVRRLAAGTAVLALPLCATVGVAMLVVGRGALVGVVERLVLGLAALWGVATGTALALTRGRRGL from the coding sequence GTGGCTGAGCCGGGGCGGCCCGGCACCGCGACGGCGCCCGCAGCCCGCGGGGACGTCGCCCGCCGGGTCGCCGGTTCCGCCGCCGCCGGCTGCGCGGTGGCCGGCGCGGTCGCGGTGACGGTCGCGGTCGTCGCCGGTCCCGGTCCGGGTCTCACCGGGTACGTGAGCGAGGCGGGCATCGCCGGCAGCGCGCACGCCGTGGCGTACCGCATCGGGGTTCTCGCCCTGGCCGGCGCGTTGCTGCTGGTCGCCGCGGCGCTGCCCCCGGGGGTGCGGGTGGCGCCGGCGCTGCTGGCCACCGGCGCGGTCCTCACCGCGGTGTCCGGGGCGGTGACCTGCTCCGCCGGCTGCCCGCTGCCGCCGTTCGAGCGGACCACGGTGGCCGACCTGGTGCACGGGGGCGCGAGCATCGCGGCGACTGCGGCTGTGGTCCTCGCCATGGTCGCGCTGGCCGTGTCCGGGCCGGCCGGGGCGATGGTCCGCCGGTTGGCGGCCGGCACGGCCGTGCTCGCCCTGCCGCTGTGCGCGACGGTCGGGGTGGCCATGCTTGTGGTCGGCCGGGGCGCCCTGGTCGGCGTGGTGGAGCGGTTGGTCCTCGGGCTCGCGGCGCTGTGGGGCGTGGCCACCGGTACGGCACTGGCCCTGACCCGCGGCCGACGGGGCTTGTAA